In the Kribbella sp. NBC_00482 genome, one interval contains:
- a CDS encoding carbohydrate ABC transporter permease: MVTNLANAVLAILGGIGGAMLLFWILNKFVETLGHRWEERVKPWVFAGPAILAIGVYLIYPAVITVQLSFANASSTAYVGLANYKDLLTSPDFLGVLFNNLLWILIVPAATVALGLGVAVLADRLRPRGEKTAKTAIFLPMAISMVGAATIWRSVYEYQPEGESQTGLLNAILGLFHSGPFFWYSIDTMHFNSLLLMVILIWTQVGYAMVLLSAAIKGTPEETIEAGRVDGASERRIFFRIIVPQIKGTLITVFITVLIGVMKVFDIVYITTNGAFNTDVIGRRFYNELFTDGNAGYAATIVVLLMLAITPVLIYQVRHFKAEEAGR, from the coding sequence ATGGTCACCAATCTCGCCAACGCGGTACTCGCAATCCTCGGAGGCATCGGCGGCGCGATGCTCCTGTTCTGGATCCTCAACAAATTCGTCGAGACCCTCGGCCATCGCTGGGAGGAACGAGTCAAGCCCTGGGTATTCGCCGGCCCGGCCATCCTCGCCATCGGCGTCTACCTGATCTACCCAGCCGTAATCACTGTCCAGCTGAGCTTCGCGAATGCCTCATCCACCGCGTACGTCGGCCTGGCGAACTACAAGGACCTGCTCACCAGCCCCGACTTCCTCGGTGTCCTGTTCAACAATCTCCTGTGGATCCTCATCGTCCCCGCAGCCACCGTCGCCCTAGGGCTGGGGGTCGCAGTCCTCGCCGACCGTCTCCGGCCCAGGGGAGAGAAGACCGCCAAGACCGCCATCTTCCTGCCGATGGCGATCAGCATGGTCGGCGCAGCGACGATCTGGCGCTCCGTCTACGAGTACCAGCCAGAGGGTGAGTCCCAGACCGGGTTGCTCAATGCCATCCTCGGCCTGTTCCACTCGGGTCCGTTCTTCTGGTACTCGATCGACACGATGCACTTCAACAGCCTGCTCCTCATGGTCATCCTCATCTGGACGCAGGTGGGCTACGCGATGGTGCTGCTGTCCGCCGCCATCAAGGGCACGCCCGAGGAAACCATCGAGGCAGGCCGGGTCGACGGCGCGAGCGAACGGCGGATCTTCTTCAGGATCATCGTCCCGCAGATCAAGGGCACCCTCATCACCGTCTTCATCACCGTGCTCATCGGCGTCATGAAGGTCTTCGACATCGTCTACATCACGACCAACGGCGCCTTCAACACCGACGTCATCGGCCGCCGGTTCTACAACGAACTCTTCACCGACGGCAACGCGGGCTACGCCGCGACCATCGTCGTCCTGCTGATGCTGGCCATCACGCCGGTCCTCATCTACCAGGTGCGGCACTTCAAGGCCGAGGAGGCAGGCAGATGA
- a CDS encoding carbohydrate ABC transporter permease, which produces MTISIDPTPELDSKRTPSRRPRRTKPSESRPGIGGGSATWPVRILLALACVVWMIPVAGLLINSFRTRDAQFSSGWWSVLGNPLGATQWTLNNYDRVLSNADPSVNMGKAFVNSLVVTIPATVIPILIAAFAAYAFTFMTWRGRNVIFVVIVGLLVVPNQVALVPLLKLYGQLGINQTFLAVWLTHLGFGMPLAVYIFRNYMSSLPGDIIESAKIDGASHFTTFWRLIVPMSVPALASFAIFQFLWVWNDLLIALLFLGRGDKTVLTVALQGLQGQTGQGRELIPAAGFVTILVPVLVFLSLQRYFIRGLTSGSVKG; this is translated from the coding sequence ATGACCATCAGCATCGACCCAACGCCAGAGCTGGACAGCAAAAGGACACCGTCCCGGCGCCCGCGCCGTACCAAGCCGTCCGAGTCACGACCCGGCATCGGCGGCGGCAGCGCCACCTGGCCGGTACGCATTCTGCTGGCACTCGCCTGCGTCGTGTGGATGATCCCGGTCGCCGGCCTCCTGATCAACTCCTTCCGCACCAGGGACGCCCAGTTCAGCTCTGGCTGGTGGAGCGTCCTCGGCAACCCACTCGGCGCGACTCAATGGACCCTCAACAACTACGACCGCGTGCTGAGCAACGCCGATCCCAGCGTCAACATGGGCAAGGCGTTCGTGAACAGCCTCGTGGTCACCATTCCCGCGACCGTCATCCCCATCCTCATCGCCGCCTTCGCCGCCTACGCCTTCACCTTCATGACCTGGCGTGGACGCAACGTCATCTTCGTCGTCATCGTCGGCCTGCTGGTCGTCCCCAACCAGGTCGCCCTAGTGCCCCTGCTCAAGCTCTACGGCCAGCTCGGCATCAACCAGACCTTCCTCGCCGTCTGGCTCACCCACCTCGGGTTCGGCATGCCACTGGCCGTCTACATCTTCCGCAACTACATGTCCAGCCTGCCCGGCGACATCATCGAGTCGGCCAAGATCGACGGCGCCAGCCACTTCACCACCTTCTGGCGCCTCATCGTTCCCATGTCCGTCCCCGCGCTCGCCTCGTTCGCGATCTTCCAGTTCCTCTGGGTCTGGAACGACCTGCTCATCGCCCTGCTCTTCCTCGGCCGCGGAGACAAAACCGTCCTGACGGTCGCCCTCCAAGGCCTGCAAGGACAAACCGGACAAGGTCGGGAACTCATCCCAGCGGCCGGCTTCGTGACCATCCTCGTCCCGGTCCTGGTCTTCCTGTCCCTCCAGCGGTACTTCATCCGGGGCCTGACCTCCGGCTCGGTCAAGGGCTGA
- a CDS encoding tyrosine-type recombinase/integrase, with product MQRIFAPTFGWVTAHVFRKTTATILEESGQSPRHIADQLGHAQTTTTMDDYVGRRARDPEAAGHLEQALRDIHEHGRQTPEGPAI from the coding sequence GTGCAGAGAATCTTCGCGCCGACCTTCGGCTGGGTCACGGCACACGTCTTCCGGAAGACCACCGCCACCATTCTGGAGGAGTCCGGCCAGTCTCCCCGACACATCGCAGACCAGCTGGGGCACGCGCAGACGACAACGACGATGGATGACTACGTCGGTCGACGGGCCCGAGACCCCGAGGCGGCCGGCCATCTCGAGCAGGCTCTTCGCGACATCCACGAGCACGGGCGGCAAACGCCGGAAGGACCTGCGATCTAG
- a CDS encoding DUF4386 domain-containing protein: MLALLILIPLADQADRGQLGPDAAQAPGSLAVDANETAYQIGQLSLAFGALFLCALLLRTRLAPKWLAVWGLVGYALHLVGAGAELWCPQQPGAPHPRRHLRGHVGDLAPDQGVHAGGVRPITSDPRPTSEQASGDFRSALRRSWQGLVARLVAPEVQR, encoded by the coding sequence GTGCTCGCGCTGCTGATACTCATCCCGCTCGCCGACCAGGCTGACCGCGGACAGCTCGGCCCGGACGCCGCCCAGGCCCCCGGGTCACTCGCGGTCGACGCGAACGAGACCGCCTACCAGATCGGCCAGCTCTCGCTCGCGTTCGGAGCCCTCTTCCTGTGTGCGTTGCTGTTGCGCACCCGGTTGGCCCCCAAGTGGTTGGCGGTCTGGGGTCTGGTTGGATACGCACTGCACCTGGTCGGCGCCGGCGCCGAGCTTTGGTGTCCACAGCAGCCTGGTGCTCCTCATCCTCGGCGGCATCTTCGAGGTCACGTTGGCGATCTGGCTCCTGATCAAGGGGTTCACGCCGGCGGCGTACGACCGATCACCAGCGACCCCAGGCCGACGAGTGAGCAGGCTTCGGGGGATTTCCGCAGCGCATTGCGTCGTTCTTGGCAGGGTCTGGTCGCCCGGCTTGTGGCCCCTGAAGTTCAACGTTGA